The Rhododendron vialii isolate Sample 1 chromosome 5a, ASM3025357v1 genome contains a region encoding:
- the LOC131327509 gene encoding uncharacterized protein LOC131327509 — protein MALHAIINAVIGVFRLYLFITSTFHRSEPRPELSPNPDFYQSHINNINRLVRGNDVDCHEQLRVNRHTFLRLCCLVRGVGLRDSRNVCLEERVAIFLFILSHHTKQRRTKFDFYRSTETISRHFNVVLQAVLRLHRMLLVTPEPVPANYHDTRWNWFQNCLGALDGTYVPVNPPAVDRARYRSRKGEIATNVLGVCTRDLKFVYVLSGWEGSATDSRILGNAMERPHGLKVSHGHYYLVDAGYTNGNGFLAPYRGQRYHINIWRQGHMPTSKEEYFNMKHSAARNVIERSFGVLKMRFAILRSPSYYPIRTQCRIVSACCLLHNLIKREMPNDPIEHEYTAWEQAHINDVPVDDHIGAVESSNEWTAGRDALAAALYNQWLGNGGGQVEGIIP, from the exons ATGGCATTACATGCCATTATTAACGCTGTGATTGGTGTGTTTCGTCTCTACTTGTTCATCACGTCCACGTTTCACCGTTCGGAGCCTCGTCCGGAATTGTCACCGAATCCGGACTTTTACCAGTCGCACATAAACAATATCAATAGGCTTGTAAGGGGTAATGACGTGGACTGCCACGAGCAATTGAGGGTGAATAGGCATACTTTTTTAAGACTTTGTTGTTTAGTCCGAGGTGTTGGGTTAAGGGACTCACGAAACGTATGTCTTGAGGAGAGGGTAGCAATATTTTTGTTCATCCTCTCTCACCATACGAAGCAGAGGCGTACGAAATTTGATTTCTATAGATCTACTGAGACAATAAGTAGGCATTTCAATGTTGTACTCCAAGCTGTCTTGCGCCTACACCGAATGCTCCTAGTGACACCCGAGCCTGTACCTGCTAACTACCATGACACCAGGTGGAATTGGTTTCAG AATTGTCTTGGGGCATTGGATGGGACGTACGTCCCAGTAAATCCCCCGGCCGTTGACAGGGCACGATATAGGTCAAGGAAGGGTGAAATTGCTACAAATGTCTTAGGTGTATGTACTCGAGACCTAAAATTTGTCTATGTATTGTCTGGTTGGGAAGGCTCGGCCACTGACTCTAGAATCCTTGGGAATGCCATGGAAAgaccccacggtctcaaagtctCCCATG GACATTATTACCTTGTTGATGCTGGCTATACCAATGGGAATGGTTTTTTAGCCCCATACCGTGGCCAACGATATCACATTAACATTTGGAGGCAAGGTCATATGCCAACAAGCAAAGAGGAGTACTTCAACATGAAACACTCTGCCGCTAGGAATGTCATTGAGAGAAGCTTTGGGGTTCTCAAGATGCggtttgcaattttgagatCTCCCTCCTATTACCCGATAAGGACTCAATGTCGTATCGTGTCGGCATGTTGTCTTCTTCATAATCTAATTAAGAGAGAGATGCCTAATGATCCAATTGAACACGAGTACACAGCGTGGGAACAAGCACATATTAACGATGTCCCTGTTGATGATCACATTGGTGCCGTAGAGAGTTCCAATGAGTGGACCGCAGGGAGGGATGCTCTTGCGGCAGCCTTGTATAACCAATGGTTAGGCAATGGTGGGGGACAAGTGGAGGGCATCATTCCTTga
- the LOC131325287 gene encoding probable BOI-related E3 ubiquitin-protein ligase 2 translates to MAIQAQLCSDNFGFSLGGPTNWMDSGYGFNESCFNLPQRQNLLQKTQNPCFQDGGLISDHKNDQDLGFSMNVLAQIEMQRLEVDRFICLQNERLKLALQEQRKQQILLLLRKFEAKAEYLLKQKDEEISKAMNRTGELEQFLRTIEIESQNWQRLANENEALVSSLNNSIERLKENQCFTNWVEDAESCCDEETGENRGGENEEQNARKMLCKCCNSRNSCVVFLPCRHLCSCRSCQGFLISCPVCGVVKKASIEAVM, encoded by the exons ATGGCCATACAAGCGCAGTTGTGTTCGGAtaattttgggttttctttgggAGGGCCAACGAATTGGATGGACAGTGGTTATGGATTCAATGAGTCGTGTTTCAATCTTCCGCAGAGACAGAATTTGTTGCAGAAAACACAAAATCCTTGTTTTCAAGACGGTGGGTTGATTTCCGATCACAAGAACGATCAAGATTTGGGTTTTTCTATGAACGTATTGGCGCAGATTGAGATGCAGAGACTAGAGGTTGATCGGTTCATCTGTCTACAG AATGAGAGATTGAAATTGGCTTTGCAAGAGCAGAGAAAACAGCAAATCTTGTTGCTCCTGAGGAAATTCGAAGCAAAAGCAGAGTACTTACTGAAACAGAAAGACGAAGAGATTTCCAAAGCCATGAACAGAACAGGGGAGCTCGAACAGTTCTTGAGAACGATAGAGATCGAGAGCCAGAATTGGCAGAGACTGGCCAACGAAAACGAAGCCTTGGTTTCAAGCCTCAACAATTCAATCGAACGGCTCAAAGAAAACCAGTGTTTCACCAATTGGGTTGAAGATGCAGAGTCCTGCTGCGATGAGGAAACAGGGGAAAACAGGGGaggagaaaatgaagaacagaACGCGAGGAAGATGCTGTGCAAATGCTGCAATTCTCGAAATTCGTGTGTTGTTTTTCTACCCTGTAGACATCTTTGTTCGTGCAGATCTTGCCAAGGTTTCTTGATTTCTTGCCCTGTTTGTGGGGTGGTGAAGAAGGCCAGCATTGAGGCTGTGATGTGA